Proteins from a single region of Nerophis ophidion isolate RoL-2023_Sa linkage group LG10, RoL_Noph_v1.0, whole genome shotgun sequence:
- the tmem88b gene encoding transmembrane protein 88 b yields MTGTLEKGAHHQVLDLSEELSPQHHHTHHLPNNHHSHLHQSNSLASTAAVGAGAGRETPSRVVVPPPYSAAESGEAPLELRGSLDCWACSVLVTAQNLVIAVINACLAGLVFGIILTPANVMVVFGFLCHSTVRPHGTSPHCSDLLTDGGCVALLVVGFLLVTPLLVLALAAYCRLARHLQLGLCFIPYSRAVYKNLPANQHRGLGTGCCGGRDGADGGGKGKVWV; encoded by the exons ATGACTGGTACTCTGGAGAAGGGGGCACACCACCAGGTCTTAGACCTGTCTGAAGAGCTGTCGCCTCAGCACCACCACACTCATCATCTCCCCAACAACCATCACTCGCACCTCCACCAATCCAACTCGCTGGCCTCCACAGCTGCAGTGGGAGCTGGAGCAGGTAGGGAGACGCCTTCACGTGTGGTGGTGCCTCCACCTTACTCTGCAGCTGAAAGCGGCGAGGCCCCGCTGGAGCTGCGGGGTTCCTTGGACTGCTGGGCCTGCTCGGTTCTGGTGACGGCTCAGAACCTTGTCATTGCTGTCATCAATGCCTGCCTGGCCGGGCTCGTGTTTGGAATCATCCTGACGCCGGCCAACGTCATGGTGGTCTTTGGCTTCCTCTGCCACTCTACA GTCCGTCCGCATGGTACCAGCCCTCACTGCTCTGACCTGTTAACCGACGGGGGCTGCGTGGCTCTGCTGGTAGTTGGCTTCCTCCTAGTGACCCCTCTGCTGGTCCTGGCCCTGGCTGCTTACTGTCGCCTGGCCCGTCATCTGCAGCTAGGTTTGTGCTTCATTCCTTACAGCCGGGCCGTCTACAAGAACCTTCCAGCAAACCAGCACCGGGGCCTGGGCACAGGCTGCTGCGGCGGGCGTGACGGGGCTGATGGTGGGGGAAAGGGAAAGGTGTGGGTGTGA